A region from the Pempheris klunzingeri isolate RE-2024b chromosome 17, fPemKlu1.hap1, whole genome shotgun sequence genome encodes:
- the hgs gene encoding hepatocyte growth factor-regulated tyrosine kinase substrate isoform X1 yields MGKGGGTFERLLDKATSQLLLETDWESILQICDLIRQGDAQAKYAIGAIKKKLNDKNPHVALYALEVLESVVKNCGQTVHDEVASKQTMEELKDLLKKQTEPNVRNKILYLIQAWAHAFRNEPKYKVVQDTYQIMKVEGHVFPEFKESDAMFAAERAPDWVDAEECHRCRVQFGVMTRKHHCRACGQIFCGKCSSKYSTIPKFGIEKEVRVCEPCFELLNNHPSLSPPLRKAEGKAPTAGPAELPPEYLTSPLSQQSQMPPKRDEAALQEEEELQLAIALSQSEAEEKERMRHKNSYSMYPKADPTPVTSSAPPVSTLYTSPVNSSAPSAEDVDPELARYLNRTYWEKKQEEARKSPTPSAPAPVPLAEPLPPISQPVETHVPVQPVSIVEQQYQNGESEENHEQFLKALQNAVTTFLNRMKSNHMRGRSITNDSAVLSLFQSINNMHPQLLDILNQLDEKRLYYEGLQDKLAQVRDARAALNALRDEHREKLRRAAEEAERQRQIQLAQKLEIMRQKKQEYLEMQRQLAIQRLQEQEKERQMRLEQQKHTIQMRAQMPAFSLPYAQMQSLPPNVAGGVVYQPGAPPSYPGTFSPAGSVEGSPMHNIYMNQPGQTAPPQYQAMPGAATDPNMVNAYMYQAAGTNGQPGPPPGQAPPTTSPPYSNYQPTSTQGYQNVVSQAQSMPPMSQAAPTNGMGYMGYQPYTMQNMISALPGQDPNMPPQQQYMPGQPPMYQQVVPPGGPQPPQQQQQQQQQQQQQQQQAPQVVPGSAEAQLISFD; encoded by the exons ATGGGGAAAGGTGGAGGCACGTTTGAGAGGCTTCTTG ACAAAGCCAccagtcagctgctgctggagaccGACTGGGAATCCATCCTGCAGATCTGTGATCTCATTCGACAAGGAGACGCACA AGCTAAATATGCTATTGGGGCCATTAAAAAGAAGCTGAATGACAAAAATCCGCATGTGGCCCTCTATGCTCTTGAG GTCCTGGAGTCAGTGGTGAAGAACTGTGGCCAGACTGTCCACGATGAGGTGGCGAGTAAACAAACGATGGAGGAACTGAAGGATTTACTTAAG aaacagacagaacCAAATGTCAGAAACAAAATTTTGTATCTGATCCAAGCCTGGGCTCACGCTTTCCGCAACGAACCCAAATATAAAGTGGTACAAGACACTTACCAGATCATGAAAGTGGAAG gtCATGTGTTCCCTGAGTTCAAGGAGAGTGATGCCATGTTTGCAGCTGAGAGA GCCCCTGACTGGGTTGATGCTGAGGAGTGCCACCGGTGCAGAGTCCAGTTTGGAGTCATGACGAGAAAG CACCATTGTCGAGCCTGTGGCCAGATTTTCTGTGGCAAGTGTTCGTCTAAGTACTCCACCATTCCGAAGTTTGGCATCGAGAAggaagtgcgtgtgtgtgagccgTGCTTTGAGCTGCTTAACAA ccacccctccctctctcctccacttaGGAAAGCTGAAGGAAAAGCCCCCACCGCAGGTCCTGCCGAGCTTCCTCCAGAGTACCTAACCAGCCCGCTGTCCCAGCAATCCCAG ATGCCCCCCAAGAGAGATGAGGCAgcactgcaggaggaggaggagctgcagctggcGATTGCCCTCTCCCAAAGTGAGGCTGAGGAGAAGGAGCGGATG AGGCATAAAAACTCCTACTCAATGTATCCCAAAGCTGATCCCACTCCAGTGACTTCCTCAGCACCACCAGTCAGCACCCTCTACACCTCCCCTGTG AACTCCTCTGCTCCATCGGCTGAAGACGTAGACCCTGAG CTGGCCCGTTACCTGAACAGAACATACTGGgagaagaaacaggaagaagCTCGCAAGAGTCCCACCCCCTCTGCCCCTGCCCCTGTGCCATTGGCCGAGCCTCTTCCACCCATCAGTCAGCCTGTAGAAACTCATGTCCCCGTCCAGCCAGTCAGCATAGTGGAG CAGCAGTACCAGAACGGAGAGTCCGAGGAGAACCATGAGCAGTTCCTGAAGGCTCTGCAGAATGCCGTCACCACCTTCCTTAACCGCATGAAGAGCAACCACATGCGTGGACGCAGCATCACCAACGACAGTGCTGTGCTCTCACTCTTTCAGTCCATTAACAATATGCATCCACAGCTGTTGGACATCCTCAACCAGCTAGATGAGAAGCGAC TGTACTATGAGGGGCTGCAGGACAAGTTGGCTCAGGTGCGCGATGCTCGGGCAGCCCTCAACGCCCTGCGGGACgaacacagagagaagctgcgTCGTGctgcagaggaggcagagagacagaggcagatcCAGCTGGCACAAAAACTGGAGATCATGCGGCAGAAGAAACAG GAGTACCTGGAGATGCAAAGACAGCTGGCCATCCAGCGCCTccaggagcaggagaaagagaggcagatgCGTCTGGAGCAGCAGAAGCACACAATCCAGATGAGAGCCCAAATGCCTGCTTTCTCTCTGCCCTACGCTCAG ATGCAGTCTTTGCCGCCCAATGTGGCAGGAGGGGTGGTGTACCAGCCTGGTGCTCCACCCAGCTACCCGGGCACCTTCAGTCCTGCTGGTTCTGTGGAGGGTTCACCTATGCACAACATCTATATGAACCAGCCTGGGCAGACTGCTCCACCACAGTACCAGGCCATGCCCGGTGCTGCTACAG ATCCCAACATGGTTAATGCATACATGTACCAGGCTGCAGGCACCAATGGGCAGCCTGGTCCTCCTCCTGGTCAGGCTCCACCCACCACAAGTCCACCCTACTCCAACTATCAGCCCACATCCACACAGGGCTACCAG AACGTGGTCTCTCAGGCCCAGAGTATGCCCCCCATGTCCCAGGCTGCTCCCACTAACGGTATGGGTTACATGGGCTACCAGCCATACACCATGCAGAACATGATTTCAGCATTGCCAGGCCAGGACCCCAACATGCCCCCCCAACAGCAGTACATGCCAGGCCAGCCGCCCATGTACCAACAG GTGGTTCCCCCTGGTGGCCCACAGCcgccacaacagcagcagcaacagcagcagcagcagcaacaacagcagcagcaggccccTCAGGTTGTGCCGGGCAGCGCAGAGGCACAGCTCATCTCCTTCGACTGA
- the hgs gene encoding hepatocyte growth factor-regulated tyrosine kinase substrate isoform X2 — MGKGGGTFERLLDKATSQLLLETDWESILQICDLIRQGDAQAKYAIGAIKKKLNDKNPHVALYALEVLESVVKNCGQTVHDEVASKQTMEELKDLLKKQTEPNVRNKILYLIQAWAHAFRNEPKYKVVQDTYQIMKVEGHVFPEFKESDAMFAAERAPDWVDAEECHRCRVQFGVMTRKHHCRACGQIFCGKCSSKYSTIPKFGIEKEVRVCEPCFELLNNHPSLSPPLRKAEGKAPTAGPAELPPEYLTSPLSQQSQMPPKRDEAALQEEEELQLAIALSQSEAEEKERMRHKNSYSMYPKADPTPVTSSAPPVSTLYTSPVNSSAPSAEDVDPELARYLNRTYWEKKQEEARKSPTPSAPAPVPLAEPLPPISQPVETHVPVQPVSIVEQYQNGESEENHEQFLKALQNAVTTFLNRMKSNHMRGRSITNDSAVLSLFQSINNMHPQLLDILNQLDEKRLYYEGLQDKLAQVRDARAALNALRDEHREKLRRAAEEAERQRQIQLAQKLEIMRQKKQEYLEMQRQLAIQRLQEQEKERQMRLEQQKHTIQMRAQMPAFSLPYAQMQSLPPNVAGGVVYQPGAPPSYPGTFSPAGSVEGSPMHNIYMNQPGQTAPPQYQAMPGAATDPNMVNAYMYQAAGTNGQPGPPPGQAPPTTSPPYSNYQPTSTQGYQNVVSQAQSMPPMSQAAPTNGMGYMGYQPYTMQNMISALPGQDPNMPPQQQYMPGQPPMYQQVVPPGGPQPPQQQQQQQQQQQQQQQQAPQVVPGSAEAQLISFD; from the exons ATGGGGAAAGGTGGAGGCACGTTTGAGAGGCTTCTTG ACAAAGCCAccagtcagctgctgctggagaccGACTGGGAATCCATCCTGCAGATCTGTGATCTCATTCGACAAGGAGACGCACA AGCTAAATATGCTATTGGGGCCATTAAAAAGAAGCTGAATGACAAAAATCCGCATGTGGCCCTCTATGCTCTTGAG GTCCTGGAGTCAGTGGTGAAGAACTGTGGCCAGACTGTCCACGATGAGGTGGCGAGTAAACAAACGATGGAGGAACTGAAGGATTTACTTAAG aaacagacagaacCAAATGTCAGAAACAAAATTTTGTATCTGATCCAAGCCTGGGCTCACGCTTTCCGCAACGAACCCAAATATAAAGTGGTACAAGACACTTACCAGATCATGAAAGTGGAAG gtCATGTGTTCCCTGAGTTCAAGGAGAGTGATGCCATGTTTGCAGCTGAGAGA GCCCCTGACTGGGTTGATGCTGAGGAGTGCCACCGGTGCAGAGTCCAGTTTGGAGTCATGACGAGAAAG CACCATTGTCGAGCCTGTGGCCAGATTTTCTGTGGCAAGTGTTCGTCTAAGTACTCCACCATTCCGAAGTTTGGCATCGAGAAggaagtgcgtgtgtgtgagccgTGCTTTGAGCTGCTTAACAA ccacccctccctctctcctccacttaGGAAAGCTGAAGGAAAAGCCCCCACCGCAGGTCCTGCCGAGCTTCCTCCAGAGTACCTAACCAGCCCGCTGTCCCAGCAATCCCAG ATGCCCCCCAAGAGAGATGAGGCAgcactgcaggaggaggaggagctgcagctggcGATTGCCCTCTCCCAAAGTGAGGCTGAGGAGAAGGAGCGGATG AGGCATAAAAACTCCTACTCAATGTATCCCAAAGCTGATCCCACTCCAGTGACTTCCTCAGCACCACCAGTCAGCACCCTCTACACCTCCCCTGTG AACTCCTCTGCTCCATCGGCTGAAGACGTAGACCCTGAG CTGGCCCGTTACCTGAACAGAACATACTGGgagaagaaacaggaagaagCTCGCAAGAGTCCCACCCCCTCTGCCCCTGCCCCTGTGCCATTGGCCGAGCCTCTTCCACCCATCAGTCAGCCTGTAGAAACTCATGTCCCCGTCCAGCCAGTCAGCATAGTGGAG CAGTACCAGAACGGAGAGTCCGAGGAGAACCATGAGCAGTTCCTGAAGGCTCTGCAGAATGCCGTCACCACCTTCCTTAACCGCATGAAGAGCAACCACATGCGTGGACGCAGCATCACCAACGACAGTGCTGTGCTCTCACTCTTTCAGTCCATTAACAATATGCATCCACAGCTGTTGGACATCCTCAACCAGCTAGATGAGAAGCGAC TGTACTATGAGGGGCTGCAGGACAAGTTGGCTCAGGTGCGCGATGCTCGGGCAGCCCTCAACGCCCTGCGGGACgaacacagagagaagctgcgTCGTGctgcagaggaggcagagagacagaggcagatcCAGCTGGCACAAAAACTGGAGATCATGCGGCAGAAGAAACAG GAGTACCTGGAGATGCAAAGACAGCTGGCCATCCAGCGCCTccaggagcaggagaaagagaggcagatgCGTCTGGAGCAGCAGAAGCACACAATCCAGATGAGAGCCCAAATGCCTGCTTTCTCTCTGCCCTACGCTCAG ATGCAGTCTTTGCCGCCCAATGTGGCAGGAGGGGTGGTGTACCAGCCTGGTGCTCCACCCAGCTACCCGGGCACCTTCAGTCCTGCTGGTTCTGTGGAGGGTTCACCTATGCACAACATCTATATGAACCAGCCTGGGCAGACTGCTCCACCACAGTACCAGGCCATGCCCGGTGCTGCTACAG ATCCCAACATGGTTAATGCATACATGTACCAGGCTGCAGGCACCAATGGGCAGCCTGGTCCTCCTCCTGGTCAGGCTCCACCCACCACAAGTCCACCCTACTCCAACTATCAGCCCACATCCACACAGGGCTACCAG AACGTGGTCTCTCAGGCCCAGAGTATGCCCCCCATGTCCCAGGCTGCTCCCACTAACGGTATGGGTTACATGGGCTACCAGCCATACACCATGCAGAACATGATTTCAGCATTGCCAGGCCAGGACCCCAACATGCCCCCCCAACAGCAGTACATGCCAGGCCAGCCGCCCATGTACCAACAG GTGGTTCCCCCTGGTGGCCCACAGCcgccacaacagcagcagcaacagcagcagcagcagcaacaacagcagcagcaggccccTCAGGTTGTGCCGGGCAGCGCAGAGGCACAGCTCATCTCCTTCGACTGA
- the hgs gene encoding hepatocyte growth factor-regulated tyrosine kinase substrate isoform X4: MGKGGGTFERLLDKATSQLLLETDWESILQICDLIRQGDAQAKYAIGAIKKKLNDKNPHVALYALEVLESVVKNCGQTVHDEVASKQTMEELKDLLKKQTEPNVRNKILYLIQAWAHAFRNEPKYKVVQDTYQIMKVEGHVFPEFKESDAMFAAERAPDWVDAEECHRCRVQFGVMTRKHHCRACGQIFCGKCSSKYSTIPKFGIEKEVRVCEPCFELLNKKAEGKAPTAGPAELPPEYLTSPLSQQSQMPPKRDEAALQEEEELQLAIALSQSEAEEKERMRHKNSYSMYPKADPTPVTSSAPPVSTLYTSPVNSSAPSAEDVDPELARYLNRTYWEKKQEEARKSPTPSAPAPVPLAEPLPPISQPVETHVPVQPVSIVEQQYQNGESEENHEQFLKALQNAVTTFLNRMKSNHMRGRSITNDSAVLSLFQSINNMHPQLLDILNQLDEKRLYYEGLQDKLAQVRDARAALNALRDEHREKLRRAAEEAERQRQIQLAQKLEIMRQKKQEYLEMQRQLAIQRLQEQEKERQMRLEQQKHTIQMRAQMPAFSLPYAQMQSLPPNVAGGVVYQPGAPPSYPGTFSPAGSVEGSPMHNIYMNQPGQTAPPQYQAMPGAATDPNMVNAYMYQAAGTNGQPGPPPGQAPPTTSPPYSNYQPTSTQGYQNVVSQAQSMPPMSQAAPTNGMGYMGYQPYTMQNMISALPGQDPNMPPQQQYMPGQPPMYQQVVPPGGPQPPQQQQQQQQQQQQQQQQAPQVVPGSAEAQLISFD; the protein is encoded by the exons ATGGGGAAAGGTGGAGGCACGTTTGAGAGGCTTCTTG ACAAAGCCAccagtcagctgctgctggagaccGACTGGGAATCCATCCTGCAGATCTGTGATCTCATTCGACAAGGAGACGCACA AGCTAAATATGCTATTGGGGCCATTAAAAAGAAGCTGAATGACAAAAATCCGCATGTGGCCCTCTATGCTCTTGAG GTCCTGGAGTCAGTGGTGAAGAACTGTGGCCAGACTGTCCACGATGAGGTGGCGAGTAAACAAACGATGGAGGAACTGAAGGATTTACTTAAG aaacagacagaacCAAATGTCAGAAACAAAATTTTGTATCTGATCCAAGCCTGGGCTCACGCTTTCCGCAACGAACCCAAATATAAAGTGGTACAAGACACTTACCAGATCATGAAAGTGGAAG gtCATGTGTTCCCTGAGTTCAAGGAGAGTGATGCCATGTTTGCAGCTGAGAGA GCCCCTGACTGGGTTGATGCTGAGGAGTGCCACCGGTGCAGAGTCCAGTTTGGAGTCATGACGAGAAAG CACCATTGTCGAGCCTGTGGCCAGATTTTCTGTGGCAAGTGTTCGTCTAAGTACTCCACCATTCCGAAGTTTGGCATCGAGAAggaagtgcgtgtgtgtgagccgTGCTTTGAGCTGCTTAACAA GAAAGCTGAAGGAAAAGCCCCCACCGCAGGTCCTGCCGAGCTTCCTCCAGAGTACCTAACCAGCCCGCTGTCCCAGCAATCCCAG ATGCCCCCCAAGAGAGATGAGGCAgcactgcaggaggaggaggagctgcagctggcGATTGCCCTCTCCCAAAGTGAGGCTGAGGAGAAGGAGCGGATG AGGCATAAAAACTCCTACTCAATGTATCCCAAAGCTGATCCCACTCCAGTGACTTCCTCAGCACCACCAGTCAGCACCCTCTACACCTCCCCTGTG AACTCCTCTGCTCCATCGGCTGAAGACGTAGACCCTGAG CTGGCCCGTTACCTGAACAGAACATACTGGgagaagaaacaggaagaagCTCGCAAGAGTCCCACCCCCTCTGCCCCTGCCCCTGTGCCATTGGCCGAGCCTCTTCCACCCATCAGTCAGCCTGTAGAAACTCATGTCCCCGTCCAGCCAGTCAGCATAGTGGAG CAGCAGTACCAGAACGGAGAGTCCGAGGAGAACCATGAGCAGTTCCTGAAGGCTCTGCAGAATGCCGTCACCACCTTCCTTAACCGCATGAAGAGCAACCACATGCGTGGACGCAGCATCACCAACGACAGTGCTGTGCTCTCACTCTTTCAGTCCATTAACAATATGCATCCACAGCTGTTGGACATCCTCAACCAGCTAGATGAGAAGCGAC TGTACTATGAGGGGCTGCAGGACAAGTTGGCTCAGGTGCGCGATGCTCGGGCAGCCCTCAACGCCCTGCGGGACgaacacagagagaagctgcgTCGTGctgcagaggaggcagagagacagaggcagatcCAGCTGGCACAAAAACTGGAGATCATGCGGCAGAAGAAACAG GAGTACCTGGAGATGCAAAGACAGCTGGCCATCCAGCGCCTccaggagcaggagaaagagaggcagatgCGTCTGGAGCAGCAGAAGCACACAATCCAGATGAGAGCCCAAATGCCTGCTTTCTCTCTGCCCTACGCTCAG ATGCAGTCTTTGCCGCCCAATGTGGCAGGAGGGGTGGTGTACCAGCCTGGTGCTCCACCCAGCTACCCGGGCACCTTCAGTCCTGCTGGTTCTGTGGAGGGTTCACCTATGCACAACATCTATATGAACCAGCCTGGGCAGACTGCTCCACCACAGTACCAGGCCATGCCCGGTGCTGCTACAG ATCCCAACATGGTTAATGCATACATGTACCAGGCTGCAGGCACCAATGGGCAGCCTGGTCCTCCTCCTGGTCAGGCTCCACCCACCACAAGTCCACCCTACTCCAACTATCAGCCCACATCCACACAGGGCTACCAG AACGTGGTCTCTCAGGCCCAGAGTATGCCCCCCATGTCCCAGGCTGCTCCCACTAACGGTATGGGTTACATGGGCTACCAGCCATACACCATGCAGAACATGATTTCAGCATTGCCAGGCCAGGACCCCAACATGCCCCCCCAACAGCAGTACATGCCAGGCCAGCCGCCCATGTACCAACAG GTGGTTCCCCCTGGTGGCCCACAGCcgccacaacagcagcagcaacagcagcagcagcagcaacaacagcagcagcaggccccTCAGGTTGTGCCGGGCAGCGCAGAGGCACAGCTCATCTCCTTCGACTGA
- the hgs gene encoding hepatocyte growth factor-regulated tyrosine kinase substrate isoform X5, with amino-acid sequence MGKGGGTFERLLDKATSQLLLETDWESILQICDLIRQGDAQAKYAIGAIKKKLNDKNPHVALYALEVLESVVKNCGQTVHDEVASKQTMEELKDLLKKQTEPNVRNKILYLIQAWAHAFRNEPKYKVVQDTYQIMKVEGHVFPEFKESDAMFAAERAPDWVDAEECHRCRVQFGVMTRKHHCRACGQIFCGKCSSKYSTIPKFGIEKEVRVCEPCFELLNKKAEGKAPTAGPAELPPEYLTSPLSQQSQMPPKRDEAALQEEEELQLAIALSQSEAEEKERMRHKNSYSMYPKADPTPVTSSAPPVSTLYTSPVNSSAPSAEDVDPELARYLNRTYWEKKQEEARKSPTPSAPAPVPLAEPLPPISQPVETHVPVQPVSIVEQYQNGESEENHEQFLKALQNAVTTFLNRMKSNHMRGRSITNDSAVLSLFQSINNMHPQLLDILNQLDEKRLYYEGLQDKLAQVRDARAALNALRDEHREKLRRAAEEAERQRQIQLAQKLEIMRQKKQEYLEMQRQLAIQRLQEQEKERQMRLEQQKHTIQMRAQMPAFSLPYAQMQSLPPNVAGGVVYQPGAPPSYPGTFSPAGSVEGSPMHNIYMNQPGQTAPPQYQAMPGAATDPNMVNAYMYQAAGTNGQPGPPPGQAPPTTSPPYSNYQPTSTQGYQNVVSQAQSMPPMSQAAPTNGMGYMGYQPYTMQNMISALPGQDPNMPPQQQYMPGQPPMYQQVVPPGGPQPPQQQQQQQQQQQQQQQQAPQVVPGSAEAQLISFD; translated from the exons ATGGGGAAAGGTGGAGGCACGTTTGAGAGGCTTCTTG ACAAAGCCAccagtcagctgctgctggagaccGACTGGGAATCCATCCTGCAGATCTGTGATCTCATTCGACAAGGAGACGCACA AGCTAAATATGCTATTGGGGCCATTAAAAAGAAGCTGAATGACAAAAATCCGCATGTGGCCCTCTATGCTCTTGAG GTCCTGGAGTCAGTGGTGAAGAACTGTGGCCAGACTGTCCACGATGAGGTGGCGAGTAAACAAACGATGGAGGAACTGAAGGATTTACTTAAG aaacagacagaacCAAATGTCAGAAACAAAATTTTGTATCTGATCCAAGCCTGGGCTCACGCTTTCCGCAACGAACCCAAATATAAAGTGGTACAAGACACTTACCAGATCATGAAAGTGGAAG gtCATGTGTTCCCTGAGTTCAAGGAGAGTGATGCCATGTTTGCAGCTGAGAGA GCCCCTGACTGGGTTGATGCTGAGGAGTGCCACCGGTGCAGAGTCCAGTTTGGAGTCATGACGAGAAAG CACCATTGTCGAGCCTGTGGCCAGATTTTCTGTGGCAAGTGTTCGTCTAAGTACTCCACCATTCCGAAGTTTGGCATCGAGAAggaagtgcgtgtgtgtgagccgTGCTTTGAGCTGCTTAACAA GAAAGCTGAAGGAAAAGCCCCCACCGCAGGTCCTGCCGAGCTTCCTCCAGAGTACCTAACCAGCCCGCTGTCCCAGCAATCCCAG ATGCCCCCCAAGAGAGATGAGGCAgcactgcaggaggaggaggagctgcagctggcGATTGCCCTCTCCCAAAGTGAGGCTGAGGAGAAGGAGCGGATG AGGCATAAAAACTCCTACTCAATGTATCCCAAAGCTGATCCCACTCCAGTGACTTCCTCAGCACCACCAGTCAGCACCCTCTACACCTCCCCTGTG AACTCCTCTGCTCCATCGGCTGAAGACGTAGACCCTGAG CTGGCCCGTTACCTGAACAGAACATACTGGgagaagaaacaggaagaagCTCGCAAGAGTCCCACCCCCTCTGCCCCTGCCCCTGTGCCATTGGCCGAGCCTCTTCCACCCATCAGTCAGCCTGTAGAAACTCATGTCCCCGTCCAGCCAGTCAGCATAGTGGAG CAGTACCAGAACGGAGAGTCCGAGGAGAACCATGAGCAGTTCCTGAAGGCTCTGCAGAATGCCGTCACCACCTTCCTTAACCGCATGAAGAGCAACCACATGCGTGGACGCAGCATCACCAACGACAGTGCTGTGCTCTCACTCTTTCAGTCCATTAACAATATGCATCCACAGCTGTTGGACATCCTCAACCAGCTAGATGAGAAGCGAC TGTACTATGAGGGGCTGCAGGACAAGTTGGCTCAGGTGCGCGATGCTCGGGCAGCCCTCAACGCCCTGCGGGACgaacacagagagaagctgcgTCGTGctgcagaggaggcagagagacagaggcagatcCAGCTGGCACAAAAACTGGAGATCATGCGGCAGAAGAAACAG GAGTACCTGGAGATGCAAAGACAGCTGGCCATCCAGCGCCTccaggagcaggagaaagagaggcagatgCGTCTGGAGCAGCAGAAGCACACAATCCAGATGAGAGCCCAAATGCCTGCTTTCTCTCTGCCCTACGCTCAG ATGCAGTCTTTGCCGCCCAATGTGGCAGGAGGGGTGGTGTACCAGCCTGGTGCTCCACCCAGCTACCCGGGCACCTTCAGTCCTGCTGGTTCTGTGGAGGGTTCACCTATGCACAACATCTATATGAACCAGCCTGGGCAGACTGCTCCACCACAGTACCAGGCCATGCCCGGTGCTGCTACAG ATCCCAACATGGTTAATGCATACATGTACCAGGCTGCAGGCACCAATGGGCAGCCTGGTCCTCCTCCTGGTCAGGCTCCACCCACCACAAGTCCACCCTACTCCAACTATCAGCCCACATCCACACAGGGCTACCAG AACGTGGTCTCTCAGGCCCAGAGTATGCCCCCCATGTCCCAGGCTGCTCCCACTAACGGTATGGGTTACATGGGCTACCAGCCATACACCATGCAGAACATGATTTCAGCATTGCCAGGCCAGGACCCCAACATGCCCCCCCAACAGCAGTACATGCCAGGCCAGCCGCCCATGTACCAACAG GTGGTTCCCCCTGGTGGCCCACAGCcgccacaacagcagcagcaacagcagcagcagcagcaacaacagcagcagcaggccccTCAGGTTGTGCCGGGCAGCGCAGAGGCACAGCTCATCTCCTTCGACTGA